ctccctctccctctcccactctcattctctctctcctcctctctcctctctctctctctcctccccccctctctctctctccctccctccctctcccccctcccccatctctctctctccccctctcctctctcccccctctccccacctctctccccccctctctctctctccctccctcccccctctcgctctcttcctccctccctctctctctccccctctctctctctgcagcagagGCCAGTAAAGGGGGCATGGTTTTGCAAATTGGCCGTGCTGTGGGGAACAGTGACGTTTGGTTTCGCTTCAACGAGGGCGTGTCCAATGCTGTCAGACGCAATGTGTATATCCGGGAGCtgctctgagagtgtgtgtgtgtgtgtgtgtctgtaagagcAGCTGTCATTTGTAGATATCACTGTGAATAAACTCAGAAATGCTAAACTGAATTGGTTGTCCTTTCATCTCCATGAAACCGTGTGAGTGACAGACACAGGAGCACACAGTAAAAACGTGTTATTTAATACATTTCCACAATTATGGTTTATTGAATAGTTTTATGGTTTATTGAATAGTTTAGAGATCTGTTGCCATAGCGATAGCAGATGGGTGTGGCTTAGAGAAGCACACATTTCCCAGTCTCCACCCATGGATTGCTCCTCAGCGAATCAGCATTCAGGAAAGGGTCCTTGTCCACGCCCTCTTCAATCCACTTCACCAAGCTGCACAACAAGCACCGggagttaatgtgtgtgtgtgtgatccactTCACCAAGCTGCACAACAAGCACCgggagttagtgtgtgtgagtttagcgctttcagacatacgtgtaagaccggaggttctgcagatgttaaacggtggggccgtatatctgaacgacataaccggtcatatggaagtctgaatttagccggttgttgtACTACCCCCTaatatttcctccggacattatgtaaatgtgctgtgtctgaacgaggcgtagaacatgcggttaaaattcacacctactgagagggcgtgtcggtgacgtttcgtgcgtccatgtggttagatctgacttaaatgccagtgtcatGATGGAggggcatagtgctgtccagaaaatctccgacctggaaagatgcagacatcacagagctactgtccatgagggcagacagcattgtgatagaacacatgaagggaacagcaagagacacgttgatgtagcctagaaccgcatcgcaaggccaaaggaattcaaaagactgaatcataagcagaaggccctgaaaaggcagtagcctacagcgacgtcgttgacgacaataacaggagtatttaataaattgttagccaaccggttttctgttcattgatacctGGCTGAGCTCGCcagatatttgttgagcataaatatgcctagagaaaatgaaaaaagcGAAGAAAACGCCAACTTTGTTACAAGCTCCTTCACGTAAGCGGTAGCCTACCATagagtttgtgcatgctctctccaaaGCATAAACCAGATGTGGTTCTATAGCCAAATAATTCTGCTACAtagcgttgaaaacagataaatgtgtttattcgaagcacacatacaaatactgtttgcttacttgactagcctacttcaagtattagcctcgCACAATAGATTTGTCTTCTTTAGCCaccataatgcataggctacacttttgtaaacaaaagcagctgctgtgacaggcagcggccgcatatattctcgCGTCATATctgcatcttgtgaactctacaagccccccacccctcactttcGACAACCaccggagattctgtaatgtcgTGTATATGGTTCACACATCACGATCGGataaggtcagtattaggtccgcaggttagcatcatatctgaatcatccgaagggtaggacctccgtttgacaaacctccgcatatactccggaggttatatctgaaagcgcttaatgtgtgtgtgtgagccacttCACCAAGCTGCACAACAAGCACCagcagttagtgtgtgtgtgtgtgatccactTCACCAAGCTGCACAACAAGCACCagcagttagtgtgtgtgtgtgtgagttagtgtgtgtgtgtgtttgtgtgatccACTTCACCAAGCTGCACAACAAGCACCaggagttagtgtgtgtgtgtgtgtgtgtgacttactcGGCAATGGTCAcagatgatttgtgtgtgtgtgtgtgtgtgtgacttacttGGCAATGGTCAcagatgatttgtgtgtgtgtgtgacttactcGGCAATGGTCAcagatgatttgtgtgtgtgtgtgtgagtgtgacttaCTCGGCAATGGTCAcagatgatttgtgtgtgtgtgtgacttactcAGCAATGGTCAcagatgatttgtgtgtgtgtgtgtgacttactcGGCAATGGTCAcagatgatttgtgtgtgtgtgtgtgtgtgacttggcaATGGTCAcatgatttgtgtgcgtgtgacttACTCGGCAATGGTCACAGATGATTTTTCTCTGTTGGTTTGAAGTTGCTGTTTCAAACTCTCAACTTCTCTCTGCAACTGAGAGGCATCCAGCTcatccatctacacacacaccacacacatacagatatatatatacacacacacacagattagtgTCATTCCATAACTTGCTCGGCCTCGGAGGAACGTGCAGCATAAtctacacaatacaatacataatctacacaaatacacacaatacaagCATCTTGTATTACAAACCTTTTAAGAAAGCTGCTATATAAAtagtttgattgattgataatCCACTCCGAGGCGAAACAGCCCAGCAGAGATATGTGGTGAATAGGTGTGTGAGGTAAACCCCTCACACTCtgggatccacacacacatactatacccGTCACACACTCtgggatccacacacacacacacactataccccTCACACTCtgggatccacacacacacactacccctcaCACTCTGGGatccacacacactatacccctcacacactctgggatccacacacacacactatacccctcacacactctgggatccacacacacacactataccccTCACACTCtgggatccacacacacacactatacccgTCACACACTCtgggattcacacacacacactatacccctcacacactctgggatccacacacacacacactgacatacaccatGGAATGATGATACATCCTTGGCTTTCAGCATGCAACATTCAGACCTAtatcaacacacatacaaattgttacacacacacacacacacacacacacacacacacacctacacctacataACATTCAGACCTAtatcaacacacatacacacacacacacctacataacATTCAGACCtatgaacacacatacaaatagtcacacacacacatctacataaCATTAAGATCCATATCAATAGACATACAAATagttacacacactcctacctTCTCAAGCAGCTGTTCCACACAGGGACAATGTAGACCgagtaagatgtgtgtgtgtgtgagagagagaaatttccAGAAGGGTGCTATGGACACTGAACAGCCTCTGTATGAGGAACTGCAGGCAGGTGCCAATCACTaaaacacagatgtgtgtgtgtgtctgcatgctgaCCAGCCTACCTGCCACGCccctgtgtgaggtgtgtgattTTAgtttaacctgtgtgtgtgtgtgtgtgtgtgtgtcatttgcatACTGACCCTCCTGGAGCTGTTTTGTTTTCCTATTTAAATGCtgtcagacgtgtgtgtgtgtgtgtgtgtgtcatttggtgatttgtttgttttgtgtttctggAAATTCATGCAAAGCAGTATAGGCACAGTCgcagcagtgagagagagagagagactgtgtgtgtgagtgggctaATGACCGTCCAAACAATGGGCAGTGCACTCAATCTAAAAGGGAAGTCATTGGAACCAGAAAGCGGTTGAGATTTAATCACACATGGTGGATtctgggtggagtgtgtgtgtgtgtgttatatgatgGATATCTGCTtttatcccatccatgaattagtgaacacacagtgaggtgaagcacacaccaatcccgatgcagtgaggtgtgacacacacacacacacaccttgctcaagggcacttcagccgtggatgtgggcatgggagagcagtgctcaaccacttcccccacccacatttttccctactgggtcggggatcgaaccggcaacccttcagttacaagcccgaagccctaaccagtaggccacggatgtatttgtgtatgatgtgatgaatggtgtgtgtgtgatgaatggtgtgtgtgtatgatgtgatgaatggtgtgtgtgtgtatgatgtgatgaatggtgtgtgtgtgtgtgatgtgatgaatggtgtgtgtgtgtgtgtgtgtgtatgatgtgatgaatggtgtgtgtgtatgatgtgatgaatggtgtgtgtgtgtgtgtgtgtatgatgtgatgaatggtgtgtgtgtgtgtgtgtatgatgtgatgaatggtgtgtgtgtgtatgatgtgatgaatggtgtgtgtgtgtgtgtgtgtgtatgatgtgatgaatggtgtgtgtgtgatgaatggtgtgtgtgtatgatgtgatgaatggtgtgtgtgtgtgtgtgtgtgtgtgtgtgatgatgatgaatggtgtgtgtgtgtgtgtgtatgatgtgatgaatggtgtgtgtgtgtgtgtgtgatgatgatgaatggtgtgtgtgtgtgtgtgtatgatgtgatgaatggtgtgtgtgtgatgtgatgaatggtgtgtgtgtgtgtgtgtgtatgatgtgatgaatggtgtgtgtgtatgatgtgatgaatggtgtgtgtgtgtgtatgatgtgatgaatggtgtgtgtgtatgatgtgatgaatggtgtgtgtgtgatgaatgatgtgtgtgtatgatgtgatgaatggtgtgtgtgtgatgaatgatgtgtgtgtatgatgtgatgaatggtgtgtgtgtgtgtgtgtgtgtgtatgatgtgatgaatggtgtgtgtgtgtgtgtgtatgatgtgatgaatggtgtgtgtgtgtgtgtgtatgatgtgatgaatggtgtgtgtgtgtatgatgtgatgaatgggtgtgtgtgtgtgtgtgtgtgtgtatgatgtgatgaatggtgtgtgtgtgatgtgatgaatggtgtgtgtgtgtgtgtgtgtgtgtgtatgatgtgatgaatggtgtgtgtgtagagtagagtagagtagattTATTAATCCCGAGGGAAATTAAGGTGTCTAgtagcatacatacataaatacagaatagaaaaacacaaagacattACACACATCATTGCACATATGTTCACCATAcagcacacacttacatacatctAGCCAACGTCagatctctcacacatacacacacacacacacacacacacacacacacacacacacacacacacacacacacacacacacacacacacacacacacacacagctgtggttgTGATGAGAAGAAAATAGTGGTTCATCACATGTGCCATAGCTGAGTGGTTCATCACATGTGCCATAGCTGAGTGGTTCATCACATGTGCCATAGCTGAGTGGTTCATCACATGTGCCATAGCTGAGTGGTTCATCACATGTGCCATAGCTGAGTGGTTCATAGCAAGAGCAGCTAAAGTGTCACTATGtgcagatgagtgtgcaggtgtctcaaagtgtcactatgtgcagatgagtgtgcaggtgtctcaaagtgtcactatgtgcagatgagtgtgcaggtgtctcaaagtgtcactatgtgcagatgagtgtgcaggtgtCTCAAAGTGTCACTATGTGCAGATGAGTGTCCAGGTGTCTCAAAGTGTCACTATGTGCAGATGAGTGTCCAGGTGTGAAGTGTCACTATGtgcagatgagtgtgcaggtgtGAAGTGTCACTATGTGCAGATGAGTGTCCAGGTGTCTCAAAGTGTCACTATGTGCAGATGAGTGTCCAGGTGTCTCCAAAGTGTCACTATGTGCAGATGAGTGTCCAGGTGTCTCAAAGTGTCACTATGtgcagatgagtgtgcaggtgtctcaaagtgtcactatgtgcagatgagtgtgcaggtgtctcaaagtgtcactatgtgcagatgagtgtgcaggtgtCTCAAAGTGTCACTATGTGCAGATGTGAGTGTCCAGGTGTCTCAAAGTGTCACTATGTGCAGATGAGTGTCCAGGTGTCTCAAAGTGTCACTATGTGCAGATGAGTGAGTGTCACTATGtgcagatgagtgtgcaggtgtctcaaagtgtcactatgtgcagatgagtgtgcaggtgtCTCAAAGTGTCACTATGTGCAGATGAGTGTCCAGGTGTCTCAAAGTGTCACTATGTGCAGATGAGTGTCCAGGTGTCTCAAAAGTGTCACTATGTGCAGATGAGTGTCCAGGTGTCTCAAAGTGTCACTATGtgcagatgagtgtgcaggtgtctcaaagtgtcactatgtgcagatgagtgtgcaggtgtGAAGTGTCACTATGTGCAGATGAGTGTCCAGGTGTCTCAAAGTGTCACTATGTGCAGATGAGTGTCCAGGTGTCTCAAAGTGTCACTATGTGCAGATGAGTGTCCAGGTGTCTCAAAGTGTCACTATGtgcagatgagtgtgcaggtgtGAAGTGTCACAATGtgcagatgagtgtgcaggtgtGAAGTGTCACAATGTGCAGATGAGTTTGCAGGTGTGAAGTGTCACAATGtgcagatgagtgtgcaggtgtGAAGTGTCACAATGtgcagatgagtgtgcaggtgtCTCAAAGTGTCACTATGTGCAGATGAGTGTCCAGGTGTCTCAAAGTGTCACTATGTGCAGATGAGTGTCCAGGTGTGAAGTGTCACAATGTGCAGATGAGTGTCCAGGTGTCTCAAAGTGTCACTATGTGCAGATGAGTGTCCAGGTGTCTCAAAGTGTCACTATGtgcagatgagtgtgcaggtgtctcaaagtgtcactatgtgcagatgagtgtgcaggtgtCTCAAAGTGTCACTATGTGCAGATGAGTGTCCAGGTGTCTCAAAGTGTCACTATGTGCAGATGAGTGTCCAGGTGTCTCAAAGTGTCACTATGTGCAGATGAGTGTCCAGGTGTCTCAAAGTGTCACTATGtgcagatgagtgtgcaggtgtCTCAAAGTGTCACTATGTGCAGATGAGTGTCCAGGTGTCTCAAAGTGTCACTATGTGCAGATGAGTGTCCAGGTGTCTCAAAGTGTCACTATGtgcagatgagtgtgcaggtgtctcaaagtgtcactatgtgcagatgagtgtgcaggtgtctcaaagtgtcactatgtgcagatgagtgtgcaggtgtGAAGTGTCACAATGtgcagatgagtgtgcaggtgtGGGAAGGTTGATTATGCAGTCCAGTCACCTATGATGATCTCTTTCTGGGTGTCCTTCTGTGTGGTGTTGAACAACtggatggccctggggacaaaggaCCTCCGTAGCCTGTCTGTCTTGCACGGAATCTGTAGCTGAATGCGCTTCTCTGGTTGTCAAAGACTGGGTGCAGGGGTGATTGTAATTGTCCATTATAGAGTCAAGTCTGCTCAGTGTCCTCTTCTCAGCAGTGGTAGTGAGAGTCTCCAGTTCTGTGCCAACAACAGACCCAGCTTTCCTCACCAGCCTGTCAAAGGCGTCCAGCATCTCTTCCTGATGCTGCCTCCCCAGCATGCCACAGCATAGGAAAGCACACTGGCCAtgacagactggtagaacatctgCAGGAGTCTGTTGCATACATTGAAGGATCTCAGCTTCCTCAGAAAGTAAAGCCTGCTCTGACCcttcttgtagagtgcttgTGAGTTAGCAGAGCAGTCAAGTTTATTGTCCAGATGTACCCCCAGGTACTTGTAAGTGCAGACTGTCTCCACTGTCTCCCCCTCAATTGAGACAGGCAGCAGGGCTGGGGTAGCATGTCTGAAATCAaccaccatttccttggttttggTGGTGTTCAGCTGCAGCTGGTTGGTCCTGCACCACCTGACGAATTTCTCCACCAGTCCCCTGTACTCCCCCTCCTGCCCATCTTTAATACATCCCACAATGGCTGTGTCGTCTGACAACTTTTGCAAGTGGCAGCTATCTGAATTGTAGTTGAAGTCTGTGGTGTAGAGGGTGGACAACACCGGGGAGTCCTGTTCCTTGTGAGCTCCGCTGCTACTGACCACAGTCTGTGATGTGAGGTCACACAGTCTGAGGAAATGGGGCCGTTCTGTGAGGTAGTCTGTAATCCAGGTCACCAGCCTGGTCACTCCCATCTGCAGCACTGACGTTCTGTGAGGTAGTCTGTAATCCAGGTCACCAGCCTGGTCTCCACTCCCATCTGCAGCACTGACGTTCTGTGAGGTAGTCTGTAATCCAGTCAGtaatacgcttataagacctttcttacttatttgtagtacattttgcagccccccaatctaaagcgaggaccatgtagcctatagttccacaagcccaaccttctatctctctgtgtactgtatctatctatctagcttggtttagctgtgagaaatgcaccttcaaaattgTTGCTGTGAGCAGGACCCAAACCCCGGTCTCCCGCGTCAGGGGGTGCATCGCTACTTGTTGAGCTACACTACTTTTCTTATATAGCTGATGAAATTGTTTATGTTGATTCTATATTCCGAAGTGCTATATCACACTAGCTATgctttttacaaatatgtttctgatggaaaagtggtgtttaattaaTGCAGAAACAGACCACGAATGTTCGCCTCTGTTCAAGGCAAActgaaacatgttttaaattgaTCACGAACGTTCGCCTATGTTTGCATCTTTGAACCAGAGCTTTGAACGCACCCACTTATCGTCTTGAAGCCTCGGTTTCTAGGTAACCAAACTATATACAAAGCTGGCATATCTTTAGACTGCTGACAAACTGTTTTATgcgttcactgaacaaagattaaggaaattaaacaccacttttccatcagaaacatatttgtaaaaagcACAGCTAGTATGATATAGAACATCGGAATACAGAATCAACATAAACAATTTCATCAGCTATATAAGAAAAGTAGTGTAGCTCAACAAGTAGCGATGCACCCCCTGACGCGGGAGACCGGGGTTCGGGTCCTGCTCACAGCAACAATTTTGAAGGTGTATTTCTCACAGCTAAaccaagctagatagatagatacagtacacagagagatagaaggttgggcttgtggaactataGGACCTCcgtaggctacatggtcctcgctttagattggggggctgcaaaatgtactacaaataagtaagaaaggtcttataagcgtattagttatccacctctttgtcttatacaccattaacacgcattaacaagctgcttgttaacacttacaactgttaacaaatatgcttgtaagtaacttaaaaggctgcttattaacacttacaagctgcatgttaacagttagttaatgttattaaaggataacaacagttaacttactgttagtaatgaattgttaactgcttattatgcactgttaatacctaataagcacatgttattctaaagcgttaccgatgaatggtgtgtgtgtgtgtgtgtgtgtgtgtgatgaatggtgtgtgtgtgtgatgtgatgaatggtgtgtgtgtgtgtgtgtgtgtgtatatgatgtgatgaatggtgtgtgtgtgtgtatgatgtgatgaatggtgtgtgtgtgtgtgttatgtgatgaatggtgtgtgtgtgtgtgtatgatgtgatgaatggtgtgtgtgtgtgtgtgtgtgtgatgaatggtgtgtgtgtgtgtgatgtgatgaatggtgtgtgtgtgtgttgatgtgatgaatggtgtgtgtgtgtatgatgtgatgaatggtgtgtgtgtgtgtgtgatgtgatgaatggtgtgtgtgtgtgtgtgtgtgtgtgatgtgatgaatggtgtatgtgtgtgtgtgtgtgatgatgtgatgaatggtgtgtgtgtgtgtgatgtgatgaatggtgtgtgtgtgtgtgtgtgtatggtgtgtgatgaatggtgtgtgtgtgtgtgtgtatgatgtgatgaatggtgtgtgtgtgtgtgatgtgatgaatggtgtgtgtgtgtgtgtatgatatgatgaatggggtgtgtgtgtgtgtgtatataatgtgatgaatggtgtgtgtgtgtgtgtatggtcagCAGGCAGACCAATTgataccttgtcttagctgagttactgaagctaagcaggtgttggcctggttagtacttggatgggagacctctttggactgtgtgtgtgtgtgtgtgtgtgtgtgtgtgtgtgtctttactgAGTTACtaaagctaagcaggtgtgggcctggttagtacttggatgggagacctctttggactgtgtgtgtgtgtgtgtgtgtgtgtgtgtgtgtgtgtgtgtgtgtctttactgAGTTACtaaagctaagcaggtgtgggcctggttagtacttggatgggagacctccttggaaaactaggttgctgctggaagtggtgttggtgggtggtcagtaggtggcactcttccctctggc
This window of the Alosa alosa isolate M-15738 ecotype Scorff River chromosome 7, AALO_Geno_1.1, whole genome shotgun sequence genome carries:
- the gng13a gene encoding guanine nucleotide-binding protein G(I)/G(S)/G(O) subunit gamma-13a encodes the protein MDELDASQLQREVESLKQQLQTNREKSSVTIADLVKWIEEGVDKDPFLNADSLRSNPWVETGKCVLL